The genomic stretch CGCCTGGTCCTTCACCAGCAGGGTGAAGATCTCCTCGTGGGTCGGGCCGAGGAGGTAGTCGCCGCCCTTGCGGTCCTTGAGGCGGAACAGCTCGGCGCCGTACTCGTCCCAGCGGCCCGTCGCGTCGTACGGCTCACGCGGCAGCAGGGCGGGGAGCAGCACTTCCTGGGCGCCGATGGCGTCCATCTCCTCGCGGACGATGCGCTCGACGTTGGCGAGGACCCGCTTGCCGAGGGGCAGCCAGGACCAGATCCCGGCCGCGGTGCGGCGGACGTAGCCGGCGCGGACGAGGAGCTTGTGGCTGAGGACCTCGGCGTCCGCCGGGTCATCGCGCAGCGTCTTCGCCATCAACTTGGACATGCGCTGGACCGGTGCGTTCGCCATGGGTGTCGTACTCCTGCTGCGTGAAGGTGATGGCAGGAGGTTAGCCGGGGGGTGCGGGGCGGCGGAAATCGGTTAGCGGCGGCGCAGTGGGAGAGGGGCGCCCATCACCGCGTACGGCTTGGGGGCGCTGGGGAAGAGGACCTGGCGGGCGAGGTCCTGGTAGCCGAGGGAGCGGTAGAGGCCGCGGGCCGGGCTGTCGGTGTCGATCGCGGAGAGGATCGAGCGGGGTTCGGGGGCGCCGTCGGTGATCGTGGTGATCAGGGCTCTGCCGACGCCGCGGTTCTGGTACGCCGGGTGGACGTGCAGCTCGGTGATGACGAAGGAGTCGTCGAGCCAGAGGTCGTTGCCCTGGGCGCGGAGGTAGGGCTCCACGACGGTGGACCACCAGTGGGCGCGGTCGTTGGGCATGCCGTACACGAACCCGACGAGTCGCTCCGCGACGGTGGCGCCTAGGGCTCGGGCGCCGGGGTAGGTCATGTGGCGCAGGACGATCTGACGGCGTACGGCGACCTCGTCGGGGCCGAGCCCGAAGGCGACGGCCTGGACGGCCAATGCCTCGTCCACGTGGGCTGACAGGTCCAGGGGGCCGATCACGAGGTCCATGCCGGGAGGGTACAGCGGGGCGCGGGTGCCGGGCCCTCAGAACAGGATGCTCATGAAGGCGCCCACCTCTTCGAAGCCGACTCTGCGGTACGTCCTTCTGGCCGCGGTGTTGAAGTCGTTGACGTAGAGGCTCACCACGGGGGCCACGTCCGCGAGGGCGTAGCGCAGTACGGCGGCCATGGCGGGGGCGGCGAGGCCCTTGCCCCGGTACTCCGGGGCCACCCAGACGCCCTGGATCTGGCAGGCGCGGTCGGTCGCGGCGCCGATCTCCGCCTTGAAGACGACCTTGCCGTGTTCGTCGAGGCGGGCGAACGAGCGGCCCGAGCCGACCAGTTCGGCGACTCTTGCCTGGTACAGGAGGCCGCCGTCGCCTGCCATCGGGGAGACGCCGACCTCCTCGGTGAACATCGCCACGCACGCCGGCATGATCGTGTCCATCTCGTCCTTGCGGATGCGGCGGACGTACGGGTCGGGGGTGATGGTGGCGGGCATGCGGTCGGTGACCATCAGCGGCTGGTGGGCGCGGACGTCCCGGGCCGGACCCCAGCTGGGTTCGAGCAGGCGCCAGAGCTGGGCGGTGGATTCGGCGGGGCCGACGATCGAGGAGCAGCGGCGGCCTGCCCTTCGGGCGCGGTCGGCGAAGGCGCGGACGGCTCGGGGGGTGGCGCAGATGGGGACGAGGTTGGCGCCGGCGTAGCAGAGGGACGTCAGCATGCCGTCCTCGTACCAGCCCCACATTTCGCCGCCGAGGCGCCAGGGGTCGAGGCCGGCGACCTGGACGCGGGACGTCACGAAGGCGTTCGCGACGGGCTCGTGGTCCAGGACGGCGAGCGCCGCGTCCAGGTCGCTCGGTTCGAGGACCCGGGTTGTGGTCTGCGTCAACACGGGCGGGCCTCACGGGTCAGGGGGCTGATCTCCGCACTGTACCTGCGGAAGCTGAGCTGCGCCGGGTGCGGTGTGGGTTGGTTCGCCCCCGCCGCCCCTACCCGTCCCATCCCTGGGGGCTGCGCCCCCAGACCCCCGCTGTCGGCCCTGAACGGGCCTCGTCCTCAAACGCCGGACGGGATGAAAAGCGGGTGGGTGGGGGCTAGGGACGGCTTCAACCTCGTCCTCGAACACCGGACGGGCCGGAAGAGCGGGTGGGTCAGCCTGCTACCGATACCGACGGCTCGCCCGACTCCGTGCCGGCTGCCTCCATCTGTTCGGCCAGCTTCATGGCCTCCTCGATGAGGGTTTCCACGATCTTGGATTCCGGGACCGTCTTGATGACCTCGCCCTTGACGAAGATCTGGCCCTTGCCGTTGCCGGAGGCGACGCCGAGGTCGGCCTCGCGCGCCTCGCCGGGGCCGTTGACGACGCAGCCCATGACGGCGACGCGGAGGGGGACCTCCATGCCGGTCAGGCCCGCGGTGACCTCCTCGGCCAGCTTGTAGACGTCGACCTGGGCGCGGCCGCAGGACGGGCAGGAGACGATCTCCAGGCCGCGCTGCTTCAGGTTCAGCGACTCCAGGATCTGGAGGCCTACCTTGACCTCCTCCGCGGGGGGCGCGGACAGGGACACTCGGATCGTGTCGCCGATGCCCTGGGAGAGCAGCGCGCCGAACGCCACCGCGCTCTTGATCGTGCCCTGGAACGCCGGGCCCGCCTCCGTCACGCCGAGGTGCAGCGGGTAGTCGCACTGCGCGGCGAGCTGCTTGTACGCCTCGATCATGACGACCGGGTCGTTGTGCTTCACCGAGATCTTGATGTCCCGGAAGTCGTGCTCCTCGAAGAGGGAGGCCTCCCAGAGGGCGGACTCGACCAGGGCCTCCGGCGTCGCCTTGCCGTACTTCTGGAGCAGGCGCCGGTCCAACGAGCCCGCGTTCACGCCGATGCGGATCGGCGTGCCGTGGTCCTTCGCCGCCTTGGCGATCTCCTTGACCTTGTCGTCGAACTGCTTGATGTTCCCGGGGTTGACGCGTACGGCGGCGCAGCCCGCCTCGATCGCCGCGAAGACGTACTTCGGCTGGAAGTGGATGTCCGCGATCACCGGGATCTGGGACTTGCGGGCGATCGTCGACAGGGCATCCGCGTCGTCCTGGGTGGGACAGGCCACCCGTACGATCTGGCAGCCGGAGGCCGTCAGTTCCGCGATCTGCTGGAGCGTCGCGCCGATGTCCGACGTGCGGGTCGTGGTCATCGACTGGACCGAGACCGGCGCGTCCCCGCCGACCGCCACGGATCCGACCTGGATCTGCCGGCTCTGGCGGCGCTCGGCGAGCTTGGTCGGAACGGACGGCATGCCGAGAGAAATCGCAGTCATCTGCTGTGCAACCCCAAGTCGTGGATCAAGGTCCGGTCCCGTCAGCGGCGGGCTCCAGGCTTCGAGATTACGGCACCGGCGATCGTACGAGCACATCCCACCGGCAAACCCACCCAATGGTGGACGGCCGGGAACCCCATGGTTCCCGGCCGCCGCGAACCCCGTATGGCTAGGAGATTCTCACCGGGTTAACCACGTCCGCGATCAGGACGAGGAGGGTGAAGCAGACGAAGATCCCGGCCACCACGTAGGCCACCGGCATCAGCTTCGCCACGTCGAACGGGCCCGGGTCCGGGCGGCGCAGCACCTTGGCGACGTTGCGGCGCAGGGACTCCCACAGGGCGCCCGCGATGTGGCCGCCGTCGAGCGGCAGGAGGGGGAGCATGTTGAAGAGGAACAGGGAGAGGTTGAAGCCCGCTACCAGCATCACCGCCATGGCCAGTTGCTGGGAGGCGGGGATGTCGAGGGTGAAGATCTCGCCGCCCACCCTGGCCGCGCCGACCACGCCCATCGGGGAGTCGGCCTCCCGCTCGCCGTCGCCGAAGGTCGCGTCCCACAGGGCCGGGATCTTGCCGGGCAGGGCCGCGAGGGAGTCGACGGCGTCGCCGACGCGGTCGCCCATCCAGGTCACCGAGTCGCCGAAGTCCTGCTTGACGATGCCGGTGGCGGCGCTGAAGCCGAGGAAGCCCGCGGTGACGTACTCGCCCTCGACGATCTGGCCGCTGGAGTCCTTCTTGGCGACCTGGTTGGTGGCGATCTTCGCCGTGAGGGTGACCTCCTGGCCCCCTCGCTCGACGACGATCGGCACCTGCTTGCCGGGGTTGGCGCGGATCAGGTCGGAGAGCTTGTTCCAGTCGTCGGTGCGGACGCCGTCGAAAGAGACGATCTTGTCGCCGGCCTTCAGGCCCGCTGCGGCGGCCGGGGAGGCCGGGTCGGACTTCTTGCAGTCGTCGCGGTTCTCGCTCTGGGCGATGACGCACTTGGAGACCGAGCTGACGCTGGTCGTCTGCTGGGAGATGCCGAAGCCCATCAGCACGGTGAGGAACAGGCCGATGGCGAGGACCAGGTTCATGAACGGGCCCGCGAACATCACGATGACCCGCTTCCACGGCTTGCGCGTGTAGAAGAGGCGGGTGTCGTCACCGGGCTTGAGTTCTTCGAACGCGGCCTCTCGGGCGTCCTCGATCATGCCGCGCCAGGGGGAGGTGGAGCGGGCCTCCAGGCGGCCGTCGGGGCCGGGCGGGAACATGCCGATCATGCGGATGTAGCCCCCGAAGGGGACGGCCTTGATGCCGTACTCCGTCTCGCCCTTCTTGCGCGACCAGATGGTCGGGCCGAAGCCGACCATGTACTGCGGCACGCGGATGCCGAAGAGCTTGGCGGTGGACAGGTGCCCCAGCTCGTGCCACGCGATCGAGAACAGCAGCCCGACGGCGAAGACCACTATGCCGAGGATGAACATCAGGGTCGTCATGCACGGGCCTCCGCCGTCTGTGCCGTCAGTTCCCGGGCCCGGGTGCGCGCCCAGGTCTCCGCTTCGAGGACGTCCGCGACGGTGAGTGAGGTTCCCGTGACCGGGGTGCCGTGCTCCTGGACCACCCGTGTCACGGTCTCCACGATCCCGTTGAACGGCAGCGCGCCGGACCGGAAGGCCTCCACGCACTCCTCGTTGGCGGCATTGAACACCGCCGGGGCCGTCCCCGCGAGCTCGCCCACGTGCCGGGCGAGGTTCACCGAGGGGAACGCCTCGTTGTCGAGCGGGAAGAACTCCCACGTCGACGCCTTGCTCCAGTCGAAGGCGGGTGCCGCGTCCGGGACGCGCTCGGGCCAGCCCAGACCGATGGCGATCGGCCCGCGCATGTCGGGGGGCGTCGCCTGGGCGATCGTGGATCCGTCGGTGAACTCGACCATCGAGTGAACATACGACTGGGGATGCACGACGACCTCAATGCGGTCGAAGGGAATGTCGTAGAGGAGGTGTGCCTCGATGACTTCCAGGCCCTTGTTGACGAGGGTCGCGGAGTTGATGGTGATGACCGGTCCCATGGCCCAGGTGGGGTGGGCGAGGGCGTCCTCGACCGTCACATTCGCGAGCTCGGCCTTCGTACGGCCGCGGAACGGGCCGCCGGACGCGGTGACGACGAGCTTGCGCACGTCCGCGCGGGTGCCCGCGGCCAGGGCCTGGAACAGGGCGGCGTGCTCGGAGTCGACCGGGATGATCTGGCCGGGCTTGGCCAGCGCCTTGACCAGCGGGCCGCCCACGATGAGCGACTCCTTGTTGGCGAGCGCGAGGGTGCGGCCCGCCTCCAGGGCGGCGAGGGTCGGGGCGAGGCCGATGGAGCCGGTGATGCCGTTCAGGACGGTGTGGCAGTCGGAGGCAGCAACCTGGGTTGCCGCCTCGGGCCCGGCGAGGATCTCGGGGAGCGGCTCGCCGTCGCCGTACTGCTCGCTGAGGGCTTCGCGCAGCGCCGGTACGACGTCCTCGCGGGCGACCGCGACCGTGCGCACCCGCAGTCGGCGCGCCTGCTCGGCGAGGAGGGCGACGCGGCCGCCGTTCGCGGAGAGGGCGGTGACCCGGAAACGGTCGGGGTTGCGCAGGACGAGGTCGATGGCCTGGGTGCCGATCGACCCGGTCGAGCCGAGGATCACCACGTCCTTCGGGCCGTCTCCCGCGACGGGGTCGTACACCAGGTGCGGGTCCGCCAGGGCGCGGGCCGGAAGCCCCGTCGTCCGCCCGGAAAGCGGGCCCTGCGGCGTCAGGTGCGTGCTCTCGGCGTGCCGGGCGTTGACCCTCGTACTGGACGTACTTGGGTCAGCGCCCGGTGCGCCGAGAGTGCGTGCATGGCGTCGCGGGGCAGACGGGGCTTCCGGCCCGCGCCCTGAGGGGGCTGGAGAGTCGCTCATCCCCCCATTGTTGCCGCAATGGGTGTCGTGGACGTAAGGGCGGTCCCCCTCACGGGGGTCGAGGGGGAACGCCCTGTCGGTGGCCGGTCAGCGGATCGGGCGGTGGACGTTCTCCCGTTCGCTCGGGCCGGGGGTGGCGTCGGCGATCCAGGGGCCCTCGCCCGAGGGGTCGACGATGCCGTCCTCCAGCCACTCGTAGGTGCCGGACATCACGCCCTTGACGACCTTGCGGTCGAGTTCGTCGGTGTTGGTCCACAGGCGGCCGAAGAGTTCCTCGACGCGCAGGCGGGACTGGCGGCAGAAGGCATCCGCGAGCTGGTAGGCCTCGCGGCCGTGCTCGCCCTGGGTGCGCAGGTGCTCGGCGCGTACGCAGGCCGCGCTCATCGCGAAGAGTTCCGCGCCGATGTCGACGATCCGGCTGAGGAAGCCCTGCTTGGTCTCCATCCGGCCCTGCCAGCGGGACATGGCGTAGAAGGTGGACCGGGCGAGTTTGCGGGAGGTGCGTTCGATGTAGCGCAGGTGCGGGGAGAGGTCGACATCGTGTTTGAACGTGCCGAAGGAGTACGGCAGTTGGCCTTGGCCGGCGACCAGTTTGGGCAGCCACTTGGCGTAGAAGACGCCCGCGTTCGCGCCCGCCTTCGCCTTGTCCTGGAGGGACTTGTCTGGGTCGATGAGGTCGCCGGCGACCGAGAGGTGGGCGTCGACGGCCTCGCGGGCGATGAGCAGATGCATGATCTCCGTGGAGCCCTCGAAGATCCGGTTGATGCGCAGATCGCGCAGGATCTGTTCGGCGGGTACCGCGCGCTCGCCGCGGGCCCGGAGCGACTCGGCCGTCTCGAATCCGCGTCCGCCGCGGATCTGGACGAGTTCGTCGGCCATCAGCCAGCCCATCTCGGAGGCGTACAGCTTGGCCAGCGCGCCTTCGATCCGGATGTCGTTGCGGTCCTCGTCGGCCATCTGCGAGGCGAGGTCGGTGACGGCCTCCAGGGCGAAGGTGGTGGCCGCGATGAAGGAGATCTTCGCGCCGACCGCTTCGTGGTGGGCGAGCGGCTTGCCCCACTGCTCGCGCGCCGCCGACCACTCGCGCGCGATCTTCAGGCACCACTTCCCGGCCGCGACGCAGGACGCGGGCAGGGAGAGGCGTCCGGTGTTGAGAGTGGTCAGGGCGATCTTCAGGCCCGCGCCTTCCGGGCCGATGCGGTTCGCGGCCGGCACCCGGACCTGGTGGAAGCGGGTGACGCCGTTCTCGATGCCGCGCAGGCCCATGAAGGCGTTGCGGTTCTCCACGGTGATGCCGGGCGAGTTGGTCTCCACCACGAAGGCCGTGATGCCGCCCTTGTGGCCCTCGGACTTCCGCACCCGGGCCATCACGACGAGGAGGTCGGCGACCACGCCGTTCGTGGTCCACAGTTTCACCCCGTCGAGGACGTAGTCGTCCCCGTCCGGTACGGCAGAGGCGGCGAGCCGCGCCGGGTCGGAGCCGACGTCCGGCTCGGTGAGCAGGAAGGCGGAGATGTCGGTGCGGGCGCAGCGCGGCAGGAACCGCTCCTTCTGCTCCGCGGTGCCGAACAACTTCAGCGGCTGGGGCACACCGATCGACTGGTGGGCGGAGAGCAGCACGCCGATCGCGGGCGAGGCGGACCCGGCCAGGGTGAGGGCCTTGTTGTAGTACACCTGGGTGAGGCCGAGGCCGCCGTACTTGGTCTCGATCTTCATGCCGAGGGCGCCGATCTCCTTGAGGCCGGTCATGACCTCGTCGGGGATGCGGGCC from Streptomyces davaonensis JCM 4913 encodes the following:
- a CDS encoding GNAT family N-acetyltransferase, with product MDLVIGPLDLSAHVDEALAVQAVAFGLGPDEVAVRRQIVLRHMTYPGARALGATVAERLVGFVYGMPNDRAHWWSTVVEPYLRAQGNDLWLDDSFVITELHVHPAYQNRGVGRALITTITDGAPEPRSILSAIDTDSPARGLYRSLGYQDLARQVLFPSAPKPYAVMGAPLPLRRR
- a CDS encoding GNAT family N-acetyltransferase, with the protein product MLTQTTTRVLEPSDLDAALAVLDHEPVANAFVTSRVQVAGLDPWRLGGEMWGWYEDGMLTSLCYAGANLVPICATPRAVRAFADRARRAGRRCSSIVGPAESTAQLWRLLEPSWGPARDVRAHQPLMVTDRMPATITPDPYVRRIRKDEMDTIMPACVAMFTEEVGVSPMAGDGGLLYQARVAELVGSGRSFARLDEHGKVVFKAEIGAATDRACQIQGVWVAPEYRGKGLAAPAMAAVLRYALADVAPVVSLYVNDFNTAARRTYRRVGFEEVGAFMSILF
- the ispG gene encoding flavodoxin-dependent (E)-4-hydroxy-3-methylbut-2-enyl-diphosphate synthase — encoded protein: MTAISLGMPSVPTKLAERRQSRQIQVGSVAVGGDAPVSVQSMTTTRTSDIGATLQQIAELTASGCQIVRVACPTQDDADALSTIARKSQIPVIADIHFQPKYVFAAIEAGCAAVRVNPGNIKQFDDKVKEIAKAAKDHGTPIRIGVNAGSLDRRLLQKYGKATPEALVESALWEASLFEEHDFRDIKISVKHNDPVVMIEAYKQLAAQCDYPLHLGVTEAGPAFQGTIKSAVAFGALLSQGIGDTIRVSLSAPPAEEVKVGLQILESLNLKQRGLEIVSCPSCGRAQVDVYKLAEEVTAGLTGMEVPLRVAVMGCVVNGPGEAREADLGVASGNGKGQIFVKGEVIKTVPESKIVETLIEEAMKLAEQMEAAGTESGEPSVSVAG
- a CDS encoding M50 family metallopeptidase, with amino-acid sequence MFILGIVVFAVGLLFSIAWHELGHLSTAKLFGIRVPQYMVGFGPTIWSRKKGETEYGIKAVPFGGYIRMIGMFPPGPDGRLEARSTSPWRGMIEDAREAAFEELKPGDDTRLFYTRKPWKRVIVMFAGPFMNLVLAIGLFLTVLMGFGISQQTTSVSSVSKCVIAQSENRDDCKKSDPASPAAAAGLKAGDKIVSFDGVRTDDWNKLSDLIRANPGKQVPIVVERGGQEVTLTAKIATNQVAKKDSSGQIVEGEYVTAGFLGFSAATGIVKQDFGDSVTWMGDRVGDAVDSLAALPGKIPALWDATFGDGEREADSPMGVVGAARVGGEIFTLDIPASQQLAMAVMLVAGFNLSLFLFNMLPLLPLDGGHIAGALWESLRRNVAKVLRRPDPGPFDVAKLMPVAYVVAGIFVCFTLLVLIADVVNPVRIS
- the dxr gene encoding 1-deoxy-D-xylulose-5-phosphate reductoisomerase; amino-acid sequence: MADPHLVYDPVAGDGPKDVVILGSTGSIGTQAIDLVLRNPDRFRVTALSANGGRVALLAEQARRLRVRTVAVAREDVVPALREALSEQYGDGEPLPEILAGPEAATQVAASDCHTVLNGITGSIGLAPTLAALEAGRTLALANKESLIVGGPLVKALAKPGQIIPVDSEHAALFQALAAGTRADVRKLVVTASGGPFRGRTKAELANVTVEDALAHPTWAMGPVITINSATLVNKGLEVIEAHLLYDIPFDRIEVVVHPQSYVHSMVEFTDGSTIAQATPPDMRGPIAIGLGWPERVPDAAPAFDWSKASTWEFFPLDNEAFPSVNLARHVGELAGTAPAVFNAANEECVEAFRSGALPFNGIVETVTRVVQEHGTPVTGTSLTVADVLEAETWARTRARELTAQTAEARA
- a CDS encoding acyl-CoA dehydrogenase family protein yields the protein MSAPTSKPTVTEREARQVAEAAREQDWRKPSFAKELFLGRFRLDLIHPHPMPTDEATQRGEEFLAKLRDFVETKVDGALIEREARIPDEVMTGLKEIGALGMKIETKYGGLGLTQVYYNKALTLAGSASPAIGVLLSAHQSIGVPQPLKLFGTAEQKERFLPRCARTDISAFLLTEPDVGSDPARLAASAVPDGDDYVLDGVKLWTTNGVVADLLVVMARVRKSEGHKGGITAFVVETNSPGITVENRNAFMGLRGIENGVTRFHQVRVPAANRIGPEGAGLKIALTTLNTGRLSLPASCVAAGKWCLKIAREWSAAREQWGKPLAHHEAVGAKISFIAATTFALEAVTDLASQMADEDRNDIRIEGALAKLYASEMGWLMADELVQIRGGRGFETAESLRARGERAVPAEQILRDLRINRIFEGSTEIMHLLIAREAVDAHLSVAGDLIDPDKSLQDKAKAGANAGVFYAKWLPKLVAGQGQLPYSFGTFKHDVDLSPHLRYIERTSRKLARSTFYAMSRWQGRMETKQGFLSRIVDIGAELFAMSAACVRAEHLRTQGEHGREAYQLADAFCRQSRLRVEELFGRLWTNTDELDRKVVKGVMSGTYEWLEDGIVDPSGEGPWIADATPGPSERENVHRPIR